The Pseudomonas azadiae genome includes a window with the following:
- a CDS encoding 5-oxoprolinase subunit B family protein, with protein MKPRIEVVAIDCLMVRLFDEIAEANMPWMLAAAQGLRSGFGAALVDLVPSYSTLMVHYDLSALSPAQARELIDQALTNLQPQSRGSGQCHVLAVWYDLSVGPELTLLSQRSGLAVDEVIRRHSAHEYQVFALGFAPGFAFMGLVDERLAAPRLNTPRKRVAAGSVGIAERQTAAYPVVSPGGWNLIGRTPAKLFDRERDGYSLMQPGDTVRFEPVDHAEFINLGGDDTPLEAQA; from the coding sequence ATGAAGCCGCGCATTGAAGTGGTGGCCATCGACTGCCTGATGGTGCGTCTGTTTGACGAGATTGCCGAAGCCAATATGCCGTGGATGCTCGCCGCTGCCCAAGGCCTGCGCAGCGGGTTTGGTGCAGCCCTGGTGGACCTGGTGCCGTCCTACAGCACCTTGATGGTGCATTACGACCTCAGCGCCTTGAGCCCGGCACAGGCACGCGAGCTGATCGACCAGGCACTCACCAACCTGCAGCCCCAGTCCCGGGGCAGTGGCCAGTGCCATGTGCTGGCGGTGTGGTACGACCTGAGCGTCGGCCCGGAGCTGACATTACTCAGCCAGCGGAGTGGCCTGGCCGTAGACGAGGTGATCCGCCGCCACAGCGCCCATGAGTACCAGGTATTTGCCCTCGGTTTCGCGCCTGGCTTCGCCTTTATGGGGCTGGTGGACGAGCGCCTTGCCGCGCCGCGCCTCAATACCCCGCGCAAACGTGTGGCCGCCGGCAGCGTCGGCATTGCCGAACGACAAACCGCCGCCTACCCGGTGGTTTCTCCGGGCGGCTGGAACCTGATCGGCCGCACACCGGCCAAACTCTTCGACCGCGAGCGCGACGGCTACAGCCTGATGCAGCCCGGCGACACGGTGCGTTTTGAGCCGGTCGACCACGCCGAATTCATCAACCTGGGTGGCGATGACACGCCGTTGGAGGCGCAGGCATGA
- a CDS encoding 5-oxoprolinase subunit C family protein, producing the protein MSRLIIEASTPLCLLQDAGRFGVRHLGVTQGGALDWVSMFWANWLLGNALDAPVVEITLGGFTVQAEDYCLLALAGADLGAFIDERAISPGRSFILQKGQRLRFTQPFSGARAYLAAPGGFDAPDVLGSCATVVREELGGVDGFGKALAVGGRLAYSGTGGAMKVLSDPGPQTKVPLDVIIGAQIGQFSGQSLFDAFNTDWALDSRADRMGMRLLGTPLQYQGPSLISEGIPLGAIQVPPDGQPIVLLNDRQTIGGYPRLGALTPLSLARLAQCLPGEKVRLAPVVQATAHRQHLDFLQRFVDC; encoded by the coding sequence ATGAGCCGCTTGATCATCGAGGCCAGCACACCGCTGTGCCTGTTGCAGGACGCCGGCCGCTTTGGCGTGCGTCACCTGGGCGTGACCCAGGGTGGGGCGCTGGACTGGGTGTCGATGTTTTGGGCCAACTGGTTGCTGGGCAATGCGCTGGACGCGCCGGTGGTCGAAATCACCCTGGGGGGCTTCACCGTACAGGCCGAGGATTATTGCCTGCTGGCACTGGCCGGTGCGGACTTGGGCGCCTTTATCGACGAGCGCGCCATCAGCCCCGGCCGCAGTTTTATCCTGCAAAAGGGCCAGCGTTTGCGCTTCACCCAGCCGTTCAGCGGTGCGCGGGCCTACCTCGCGGCACCGGGTGGGTTTGATGCGCCGGATGTGCTCGGCAGCTGCGCCACCGTTGTGCGTGAGGAGCTGGGTGGGGTGGACGGTTTCGGCAAGGCATTGGCCGTAGGCGGGCGCCTGGCTTATTCCGGTACGGGCGGTGCGATGAAGGTGCTGAGCGATCCAGGCCCGCAGACCAAGGTCCCATTGGATGTGATTATCGGCGCCCAGATCGGCCAGTTCAGCGGGCAAAGCCTGTTCGACGCGTTCAACACCGACTGGGCCCTGGACAGCCGCGCCGACCGCATGGGCATGCGCCTGCTGGGCACGCCGTTGCAGTATCAAGGGCCGTCGCTGATTTCTGAAGGGATTCCATTGGGGGCGATTCAGGTGCCGCCGGATGGGCAGCCGATTGTGTTGCTCAATGATCGGCAAACAATTGGTGGTTATCCGCGTCTTGGCGCGTTGACGCCGTTGTCGCTGGCGCGTCTGGCGCAGTGTCTGCCGGGGGAGAAGGTGCGGTTGGCGCCGGTGGTGCAGGCGACGGCGCATCGGCAGCATCTCGACTTTTTGCAGCGTTTTGTAGACTGCTAA
- a CDS encoding vWA domain-containing protein — protein sequence MLLNLFNEMRAAKVPVSVRELLDLINALKQRVTFADMDEFYYLARTILVKDERHFDKFDRAFGAYFNGLEKLDDHLQALIPEDWLRKEFERSLSDEERAQIQSLGGLDKLIEAFKKRLEEQKERHAGGNKWIGTGGTSPFGSGGYNPEGIRVGDAGKRQGKAVKVWDQREYKNLDDQVELGTRNIKIALRRLRKFARQGAAEELDIDGTIDHTARDAGLLNIQMRPERRNTIKLLLLFDIGGSMDAHVKICEELFSACKTEFKHLEYFYFHNFVYESVWKNNQRRTSERTSTQDLLHKYGADYKVIFIGDASMAPYEITQPGGSVEHWNEEAGYVWMQRFMAKYKKLIWINPYPKDTWGYTASTGIVRELVEDQMYPLTLRGLEEGMRFLSK from the coding sequence ATGTTGCTCAACCTGTTCAATGAAATGCGTGCGGCCAAGGTGCCGGTGTCGGTGCGCGAGCTGCTCGATTTGATCAACGCGCTGAAACAGCGCGTGACCTTCGCCGACATGGACGAGTTTTACTACCTGGCCCGCACGATCCTGGTGAAGGATGAGCGGCATTTCGACAAGTTCGACCGCGCGTTCGGTGCCTACTTCAATGGCCTCGAGAAGCTTGACGATCATCTGCAGGCGCTGATTCCCGAAGACTGGCTGCGCAAGGAATTCGAGCGCTCGCTCAGCGACGAAGAACGCGCGCAGATCCAGTCCCTGGGCGGCCTCGACAAACTCATCGAAGCATTCAAGAAGCGCCTGGAAGAACAGAAAGAACGCCACGCCGGCGGCAACAAATGGATCGGCACCGGCGGCACCAGCCCGTTCGGCTCCGGCGGCTACAACCCCGAAGGCATTCGCGTGGGCGACGCCGGCAAGCGCCAGGGCAAGGCGGTGAAAGTCTGGGACCAGCGCGAGTACAAGAACCTGGACGACCAGGTCGAGCTGGGCACGCGCAATATCAAGATCGCCCTGCGCCGCCTGCGCAAGTTCGCGCGCCAGGGTGCGGCCGAAGAGCTGGATATCGACGGCACCATCGACCACACCGCCCGCGATGCCGGCTTGCTGAATATCCAGATGCGCCCGGAGCGACGTAACACCATCAAGTTGTTGCTGCTGTTTGATATCGGCGGCTCGATGGACGCCCACGTGAAGATCTGCGAAGAGCTGTTCTCGGCGTGCAAAACCGAGTTCAAGCACTTGGAGTACTTCTACTTCCACAACTTCGTGTACGAGTCGGTGTGGAAGAACAACCAGCGCCGCACCTCGGAGCGCACCTCCACCCAAGACCTGCTGCACAAGTACGGCGCCGATTACAAAGTGATCTTTATCGGCGACGCGTCGATGGCGCCGTATGAGATCACCCAGCCCGGCGGCAGCGTCGAGCACTGGAATGAAGAGGCCGGATATGTGTGGATGCAGCGCTTCATGGCCAAGTACAAGAAGCTGATCTGGATTAATCCGTATCCGAAGGACACCTGGGGGTATACGGCGTCGACCGGGATCGTGCGGGAGTTGGTGGAGGACCAGATGTATCCGCTGACGCTGCGTGGGCTTGAGGAAGGGATGCGCTTTCTCTCGAAATAG
- a CDS encoding AAA family ATPase — protein MKFEGTQAYVATDDLKLAVNAAITLERPLLVKGEPGTGKTMLAEQLAESFGAKLITWHIKSTTKAHQGLYEYDAVSRLRDSQLGVDKVHDVRNYLKKGKLWEAFESDERVILLIDEIDKADIEFPNDLLQELDKMEFYVYEIDETIKAKKRPIIIITSNNEKELPDAFLRRCFFHYIAFPDRTTLQKIVDVHYPDIKKDLVSEALDVFFDVRKVPGLKKKPSTSELVDWLKLLMADNIGEAVLRERDPTKAIPPLAGALVKNEQDVQLLERLAFMSRRGNR, from the coding sequence ATGAAGTTCGAAGGCACCCAGGCCTACGTTGCCACCGATGACCTGAAACTGGCCGTGAACGCCGCCATTACTCTGGAGCGTCCATTGCTGGTCAAGGGCGAACCCGGCACCGGCAAGACCATGCTCGCCGAGCAACTGGCCGAATCCTTCGGCGCCAAGTTGATTACCTGGCACATCAAATCCACCACCAAGGCCCATCAGGGCCTGTACGAGTACGATGCGGTCAGCCGCCTGCGCGACTCGCAATTGGGCGTGGACAAGGTGCACGACGTGCGCAACTACCTGAAAAAGGGCAAGCTCTGGGAAGCCTTCGAATCCGACGAGCGGGTGATCCTGCTGATCGACGAAATCGACAAGGCCGACATCGAATTCCCCAACGACCTGTTGCAAGAACTCGACAAGATGGAGTTCTACGTCTACGAAATCGACGAGACCATCAAGGCCAAAAAGCGCCCGATCATCATCATTACTTCCAACAATGAAAAAGAGCTGCCGGACGCGTTCCTGCGCCGCTGCTTCTTCCACTACATTGCCTTCCCGGATCGCACCACCCTGCAAAAGATCGTCGACGTGCACTACCCCGACATCAAGAAAGACCTGGTCAGCGAAGCGCTGGATGTGTTCTTCGATGTGCGCAAAGTGCCGGGCCTGAAGAAAAAACCCTCCACGTCCGAACTGGTCGACTGGCTCAAGCTGCTGATGGCCGACAACATCGGCGAAGCGGTGCTGCGCGAGCGCGACCCGACCAAGGCCATCCCGCCGCTGGCCGGCGCGCTGGTAAAAAACGAGCAGGATGTGCAGTTGTTGGAGCGTCTGGCGTTCATGAGCCGTCGCGGTAATCGATAA
- a CDS encoding DUF748 domain-containing protein produces the protein MKRRYSWPLWTVAGLVVVLVALNIALPYLVRNYLNEKLADMGDYRGEITDVDLALWRGAYRINGLKIVKVDGKVPVPFVNAPQIEFAVSWHSLWYDHAVVAEGHFVNPEVNFVDGGANKQASQTGKGTDWQEQLSKLLPITLNEMRIEDGKIAFHNFSSKPAVNINATAVNASFYNLTNVVDTEGKRDARFEGKALLQGQAPLEATATFDPLSDFEEFEFRFRARDLQLKRMNDFASAYGKFDFKSGTGDVVVEAQAEKGQLSGYIKPLLRNVEVFDWKQDVEDKDKNIFRSIWEAVVGASETVLKNQRKNQFATRVELSGSVHQQDVSAFSAFLAILRNGFVQAFNARYEQPKPSTD, from the coding sequence ATGAAACGTCGCTACAGTTGGCCACTATGGACCGTCGCCGGGCTGGTGGTCGTACTGGTTGCCTTGAACATCGCGCTGCCCTACCTGGTGCGTAACTATTTGAACGAAAAGCTCGCCGACATGGGTGACTACCGTGGCGAAATCACCGACGTGGACTTGGCCTTGTGGCGCGGTGCGTACCGCATCAATGGCCTGAAAATCGTCAAGGTGGATGGCAAGGTGCCGGTGCCGTTCGTCAACGCGCCGCAGATCGAATTCGCCGTGAGCTGGCACTCGCTGTGGTACGACCATGCCGTGGTCGCAGAGGGGCATTTCGTCAATCCCGAGGTCAACTTCGTCGATGGCGGGGCGAACAAGCAGGCGTCCCAGACCGGTAAAGGCACCGACTGGCAGGAACAGTTGAGCAAATTGCTGCCAATCACCCTCAATGAAATGCGCATCGAAGACGGCAAGATCGCCTTCCACAACTTCAGTTCCAAGCCTGCGGTGAACATCAATGCGACGGCGGTCAACGCCAGTTTCTACAACCTCACCAACGTGGTGGACACTGAGGGCAAGCGCGACGCGCGTTTCGAAGGCAAGGCCCTGCTGCAAGGCCAGGCGCCGCTGGAAGCCACGGCCACCTTCGACCCGCTGAGCGACTTCGAGGAATTCGAGTTCCGCTTCCGCGCCCGTGACTTGCAGCTCAAACGCATGAATGACTTCGCCTCTGCCTATGGCAAATTCGACTTCAAGTCCGGCACCGGCGACGTGGTGGTCGAAGCGCAGGCGGAAAAAGGCCAACTGAGCGGCTACATCAAGCCCTTGCTGCGCAATGTGGAAGTCTTCGACTGGAAGCAGGACGTGGAAGACAAGGACAAGAACATCTTCCGCTCGATCTGGGAGGCCGTGGTCGGCGCCAGCGAGACGGTGCTGAAAAACCAGCGCAAGAACCAGTTCGCCACCCGCGTTGAACTGAGCGGCAGCGTGCACCAGCAGGATGTCAGTGCGTTCTCTGCGTTCCTGGCGATATTGCGCAACGGTTTCGTCCAGGCGTTCAATGCACGCTACGAGCAACCCAAGCCCAGTACAGACTAA
- the cysK gene encoding cysteine synthase A codes for MSRIFADNAHSIGNTPLVQINRIAPRGVTILAKIEGRNPGYSVKCRIGANMIWDAESSGKLKPGMTIVEPTSGNTGIGLAFVAAARGYKLLLTMPASMSIERRKVLKALGAELVLTEPAKGMKGAIEKAGEIVAGDPTTFFMPAQFENPANPAIHEKTTGPEIWNDTDGAVDVLVAGVGTGGTITGVSRYIKNIQGKPILSVAVEPSVSPVITQALAGEEIKPSPHKIQGIGAGFVPKNLDLSMVDRVELVTDDESKAMALRLMQEEGILCGISCGAAMAVAVRLAEKPEMQGKTIVVILPDSGERYLSSMLFSDLFTEQENQA; via the coding sequence ATGAGCCGCATCTTTGCAGACAACGCGCACTCCATCGGTAATACGCCCCTGGTTCAGATCAACCGTATCGCACCGCGGGGCGTGACCATCCTGGCCAAGATCGAAGGGCGTAACCCGGGGTATTCGGTGAAGTGCCGCATTGGCGCCAACATGATCTGGGACGCCGAAAGCAGCGGCAAACTCAAGCCAGGCATGACCATTGTCGAACCCACCTCCGGCAACACCGGCATTGGGCTGGCGTTTGTCGCCGCCGCCCGGGGCTACAAGCTGCTGTTGACCATGCCGGCGTCCATGAGCATCGAACGGCGCAAGGTGCTCAAGGCCCTGGGCGCCGAACTGGTGCTGACCGAGCCGGCCAAGGGCATGAAGGGTGCTATTGAAAAAGCCGGCGAAATCGTCGCCGGCGACCCGACCACTTTCTTTATGCCGGCCCAGTTCGAAAACCCGGCCAACCCGGCGATCCACGAGAAAACCACCGGCCCGGAGATCTGGAACGATACCGACGGCGCGGTAGATGTGTTGGTGGCGGGCGTGGGCACCGGCGGCACGATCACCGGTGTGTCACGCTATATCAAGAACATCCAGGGCAAGCCGATCTTGTCGGTCGCCGTTGAACCGAGCGTCTCGCCGGTCATCACCCAGGCGCTGGCCGGTGAAGAGATCAAGCCCAGCCCGCACAAGATCCAGGGCATCGGCGCCGGTTTCGTGCCGAAAAACCTCGACCTGTCGATGGTCGACCGCGTGGAGCTGGTGACCGACGACGAATCCAAGGCCATGGCCCTGCGCCTTATGCAGGAGGAGGGGATCCTGTGCGGTATCTCCTGCGGCGCCGCGATGGCCGTGGCGGTGCGCCTGGCCGAGAAACCGGAGATGCAGGGCAAGACGATCGTGGTGATTTTGCCGGACTCCGGTGAGCGCTACCTGTCGAGCATGCTGTTCAGTGATTTGTTTACCGAACAGGAAAACCAGGCTTGA
- a CDS encoding aspartyl/asparaginyl beta-hydroxylase domain-containing protein produces the protein MTFSLATKLSVLLLFIGSTLYVHLRGKARLPLLRQFVNHSALFAPYNALMYLFSAVPSRPYLDRSKFPELDVLKDNWEVIREEAMHLFDEGYIRAAEKNNDAGFGSFFKKGWKRFYLKWYDKPLPSAEALCPKTVALVSGIPNVKGAMFALLPGGSHLNPHRDPFAGSLRYHLGLSTPNSDDCRIFVDGQVYAWRDGDDVMFDETYVHWVKNETEKTRVILFCDIERPLRNRLMTRINRWVSKQLGRATAPQNLDDERVGGINQAYAWSKTFSDKFSGVVKQWKRKHPKAYRIARPVLAVVVLVLLWKWLFG, from the coding sequence ATGACCTTTTCTTTGGCCACCAAACTGTCGGTATTGCTGCTGTTCATCGGCAGCACGCTGTACGTGCACCTGCGCGGCAAGGCCCGTTTGCCGTTGTTGCGCCAGTTCGTCAACCATTCGGCGCTGTTCGCTCCGTATAACGCGTTGATGTACCTGTTCTCCGCCGTGCCGTCCAGGCCTTACCTGGACCGCAGCAAGTTCCCGGAACTGGATGTGCTCAAGGACAACTGGGAAGTGATCCGCGAAGAGGCCATGCACCTGTTCGACGAGGGCTACATTCGCGCCGCCGAAAAGAACAACGACGCCGGCTTCGGCTCGTTCTTCAAGAAGGGCTGGAAGCGGTTCTACCTCAAGTGGTACGACAAACCGCTGCCCTCGGCCGAAGCGCTGTGCCCCAAGACCGTGGCCCTGGTGAGCGGTATTCCCAACGTCAAGGGCGCAATGTTCGCGCTGTTGCCGGGCGGCAGCCACCTCAACCCGCACCGCGACCCGTTTGCTGGTTCGCTGCGGTATCACTTGGGGTTGTCCACGCCGAACTCCGACGACTGCCGCATCTTTGTTGACGGCCAGGTCTATGCCTGGCGCGACGGCGACGACGTGATGTTCGATGAGACCTACGTGCATTGGGTCAAGAACGAAACTGAAAAGACCCGCGTGATCCTGTTCTGCGACATCGAGCGACCGCTGCGCAATCGCCTGATGACCCGCATCAACCGCTGGGTCAGCAAGCAACTGGGCCGCGCGACTGCGCCGCAAAACCTGGACGATGAGCGTGTGGGCGGGATCAACCAGGCCTATGCGTGGAGCAAGACGTTCAGCGACAAATTCAGCGGCGTGGTCAAGCAATGGAAGCGCAAGCATCCCAAGGCTTACCGGATTGCGCGGCCGGTGTTGGCGGTGGTTGTTCTGGTGCTGCTGTGGAAGTGGCTGTTCGGTTAA
- the acnA gene encoding aconitate hydratase AcnA, translating to MSSLDSLRTLKTLEIDSKTYHYFSLPEAAKSLGDLDTLPMSLKVLLENLLRWEDNKTVTGADLKAIAAWLKERRSDREIQYRPARVLMQDFTGVPAVVDLAAMRAAVAKAGGDPQRINPLSPVDLVIDHSVMVDKFGNADAFEQNVDIEMQRNGERYAFLRWGQSAFDNFSVVPPGTGICHQVNLEYLGRTVWTKDEDGRTYAFPDTLVGTDSHTTMINGLGVLGWGVGGIEAEAAMLGQPVSMLIPEVIGFKLTGKLKEGITATDLVLTVTQMLRKKGVVGKFVEFYGDGLADLPLADRATIANMAPEYGATCGFFPVDEVTLDYLRLSGRPEQTVKLVEAYTKAQGLWRNAGQEPVFTDSLALDMGSVEASLAGPKRPQDRVALPNVAQAFSDFLDLQFKPTNKEEGRLESEGGGGVAVGNADLVGEADYEYEGQTYRLKNGAVVIAAITSCTNTSNPSVMMAAGLVAKKAVEKGLTRKPWVKTSLAPGSKVVTDYYKAAGLTQYLDTLGFDLVGYGCTTCIGNSGPLPEPIEKAIQKADLTVASVLSGNRNFEGRVHPLVKTNWLASPPLVVAYALAGTVRIDISSEPLGNDLNGNPVYLKDIWPSSQEIADAVAQVSTGMFHKEYAEVFAGDEQWQAIEVPQAATYVWQEDSTYIQHPPFFDDIAGPLPQIQDVKGANVLALLGDSVTTDHISPAGNIKTDSPAGRYLREKGVEPRDFNSYGSRRGNHEVMMRGTFANIRIRNEMLGGEEGGNTLYIPTGEKMAIYDASMKYQASGTPLVVIAGQEYGTGSSRDWAAKGTNLLGVKAVIAESFERIHRSNLVGMGVLPLQFKLDQNRKSLKLTGKEKVDILGLTDVEIVPRMNLTLVITREDGSSEKVEVLCRIDTLNEVEYFKSGGILHYVLRQLIAS from the coding sequence ATGTCATCGCTTGATAGCCTGAGAACCCTTAAGACCCTGGAAATAGACAGCAAAACCTACCACTACTTCAGCCTGCCCGAGGCCGCCAAGAGCCTGGGCGACCTGGATACGCTACCGATGTCGCTCAAGGTGCTGCTGGAGAACCTGCTGCGCTGGGAAGACAACAAGACCGTCACCGGCGCCGACCTCAAGGCAATTGCCGCCTGGCTCAAGGAACGCCGGTCCGACCGCGAGATCCAGTACCGCCCCGCCCGCGTATTGATGCAGGATTTTACCGGCGTACCCGCCGTGGTCGACCTGGCCGCCATGCGCGCCGCCGTGGCCAAGGCCGGGGGCGACCCGCAGCGCATCAACCCGCTGTCGCCGGTGGACCTGGTGATCGACCACTCGGTGATGGTCGACAAGTTCGGCAATGCCGATGCCTTCGAGCAAAACGTCGACATCGAGATGCAGCGCAACGGCGAACGCTACGCCTTCCTGCGCTGGGGCCAGAGCGCCTTTGACAACTTCAGCGTGGTGCCACCGGGCACCGGCATCTGTCACCAGGTCAACCTCGAATACCTGGGCCGCACCGTCTGGACCAAGGACGAAGACGGCCGCACCTATGCCTTCCCGGACACGCTGGTCGGCACCGACTCCCACACCACCATGATCAACGGCCTCGGCGTATTGGGCTGGGGCGTGGGCGGTATCGAAGCGGAAGCGGCGATGCTCGGCCAACCGGTGTCGATGCTGATTCCGGAAGTGATCGGCTTCAAGCTCACCGGCAAATTGAAGGAAGGCATCACTGCCACCGACCTGGTACTGACCGTGACCCAGATGCTGCGCAAGAAAGGCGTGGTGGGTAAATTTGTCGAATTCTATGGCGACGGCCTGGCCGACCTGCCCTTGGCGGATCGTGCGACTATCGCCAACATGGCCCCGGAATACGGCGCCACCTGCGGCTTTTTCCCGGTGGATGAAGTGACGCTGGACTACTTGCGCCTGTCGGGGCGCCCGGAACAAACGGTCAAACTGGTCGAGGCCTATACCAAGGCCCAAGGCCTGTGGCGCAACGCCGGCCAGGAACCGGTGTTCACCGACAGCCTGGCCCTGGACATGGGCAGCGTGGAAGCCAGCCTGGCCGGGCCGAAACGCCCGCAGGACCGTGTGGCCCTGCCGAACGTCGCCCAGGCGTTCAGCGACTTCCTCGACCTGCAATTCAAGCCGACCAACAAGGAAGAAGGCCGCCTGGAAAGCGAAGGCGGCGGTGGCGTTGCCGTCGGCAATGCCGATCTGGTGGGCGAAGCGGACTATGAGTACGAAGGCCAGACCTACCGCCTGAAGAACGGCGCCGTGGTGATCGCTGCGATCACATCCTGCACCAACACTTCCAACCCCAGCGTGATGATGGCCGCCGGTCTGGTGGCGAAAAAAGCCGTGGAAAAGGGCCTGACCCGCAAGCCGTGGGTAAAAACCTCCCTGGCCCCAGGCTCCAAAGTGGTTACCGACTACTACAAGGCGGCGGGCCTCACTCAGTACCTGGACACGCTCGGCTTCGACCTGGTGGGTTACGGCTGCACCACCTGCATCGGCAACTCCGGTCCGTTGCCTGAGCCGATCGAGAAAGCCATCCAGAAAGCCGACCTCACCGTCGCCTCGGTGCTGTCCGGTAACCGCAATTTCGAAGGCCGCGTGCACCCGCTGGTGAAAACCAACTGGCTGGCCTCGCCACCCCTCGTCGTTGCCTATGCGCTGGCCGGTACCGTGCGCATCGATATCAGCAGCGAGCCTTTGGGTAACGATCTGAATGGCAATCCGGTGTACCTGAAGGACATCTGGCCCAGCAGCCAGGAAATCGCCGACGCGGTGGCGCAGGTCAGCACCGGCATGTTCCACAAGGAATACGCCGAGGTGTTTGCCGGCGACGAACAGTGGCAGGCCATCGAAGTGCCACAAGCGGCGACTTACGTGTGGCAGGAGGACTCGACCTATATCCAGCACCCGCCGTTCTTCGATGACATTGCCGGGCCACTGCCGCAGATCCAGGACGTCAAAGGCGCCAATGTGCTGGCGTTGCTCGGGGATTCGGTGACCACTGACCACATCTCCCCCGCCGGCAACATCAAGACTGACAGCCCCGCCGGCCGCTACCTGCGGGAAAAAGGCGTGGAGCCGCGCGACTTCAACTCCTACGGTTCGCGCCGGGGCAACCATGAAGTGATGATGCGTGGCACCTTTGCCAATATCCGCATCCGCAATGAAATGCTCGGCGGCGAGGAAGGCGGCAATACGCTGTACATCCCGACCGGCGAGAAGATGGCGATCTATGACGCCTCGATGAAGTACCAGGCCTCGGGCACGCCATTGGTGGTGATCGCCGGCCAGGAATACGGAACGGGTTCAAGCCGGGACTGGGCCGCCAAGGGCACCAACCTGCTGGGCGTCAAGGCGGTGATTGCCGAGAGTTTCGAGCGGATTCACCGCTCCAACCTGGTGGGCATGGGTGTGCTGCCGTTGCAGTTCAAGCTGGATCAGAACCGCAAGTCACTCAAGCTGACGGGCAAGGAGAAGGTCGACATTCTTGGGCTGACCGACGTTGAGATCGTGCCGCGGATGAACCTGACCCTGGTGATTACGCGGGAGGATGGCAGCAGCGAGAAGGTCGAGGTGCTGTGCCGGATCGATACGCTTAATGAAGTGGAGTACTTCAAGTCGGGCGGTATCCTGCACTACGTGTTGCGCCAGTTGATCGCGTCCTGA
- the rlmM gene encoding 23S rRNA (cytidine(2498)-2'-O)-methyltransferase RlmM — protein MNTLFMHCRPGFEGEVCSEIAEHAARLNVSGYAKAKTGSACAEFVCTEDDGAQRLMHGQRFAELIFPRQWARGVFIDLPETDRISVILAHLQGFPLCGSLWLEMVDTNDGKELSNFCKKFEVHLRKALLNAGRLVDDPSKPRLLLTFKSGREVFMGLAESNNSAMWPMGIPRLKFPRDAPSRSTLKLEEAWHHFIPRDQWDERLHGDMTGVDLGAAPGGWTWQLVNRGMLVTAIDNGPMAESLMDTGLVQHLMADGFTFVPKQPVDWMVCDIVEKPARNAALLETWIGEGYCREAVVNLKLPMKQRYAEVKRLLERIEEGFKTRGIRVEIGCKQLYHDREEVTCHLRRLVDVKKPKRH, from the coding sequence ATGAACACCCTTTTTATGCACTGCCGCCCGGGTTTTGAAGGCGAAGTCTGTTCCGAGATAGCGGAGCACGCCGCGCGCCTGAACGTCTCCGGCTACGCCAAGGCCAAGACCGGCAGCGCCTGCGCCGAATTTGTCTGCACCGAGGACGACGGCGCCCAGCGCCTGATGCACGGCCAGCGCTTTGCCGAGCTGATCTTCCCCAGGCAGTGGGCGCGTGGGGTATTCATCGACCTGCCGGAAACCGACCGCATCAGCGTGATCCTGGCGCACCTGCAAGGTTTCCCGCTGTGCGGCAGCCTGTGGCTGGAAATGGTCGACACCAACGACGGCAAGGAACTGTCGAACTTCTGCAAGAAATTCGAAGTGCACCTGCGCAAAGCCTTGTTGAATGCCGGCAGACTGGTGGACGACCCGAGCAAACCGCGCCTGCTGTTGACCTTCAAGAGCGGCCGCGAAGTGTTCATGGGCCTGGCCGAGTCTAACAACTCGGCGATGTGGCCGATGGGCATCCCGCGCCTCAAGTTCCCGCGTGACGCGCCCAGCCGCTCGACGCTCAAGCTGGAAGAGGCCTGGCACCACTTCATCCCCCGCGACCAATGGGACGAGCGCCTGCATGGCGACATGACCGGTGTCGACCTCGGCGCAGCCCCCGGCGGCTGGACCTGGCAACTGGTCAACCGTGGCATGCTCGTCACCGCCATCGACAACGGCCCCATGGCTGAAAGCCTGATGGACACCGGCCTGGTACAGCACTTGATGGCCGACGGCTTCACCTTCGTGCCCAAGCAGCCGGTGGACTGGATGGTCTGCGATATCGTCGAGAAACCGGCGCGTAACGCAGCGCTGCTGGAAACCTGGATCGGCGAAGGGTATTGCCGTGAAGCGGTGGTGAACCTGAAGCTGCCGATGAAGCAGCGTTACGCCGAAGTGAAGCGCTTGCTGGAACGTATCGAGGAAGGCTTCAAGACGCGCGGCATCCGCGTGGAGATCGGTTGCAAGCAGCTGTACCACGACCGTGAGGAAGTGACCTGTCACCTGCGCCGGTTGGTGGACGTAAAGAAACCCAAGCGACACTGA